A stretch of the Vigna radiata var. radiata cultivar VC1973A chromosome 7, Vradiata_ver6, whole genome shotgun sequence genome encodes the following:
- the LOC106769339 gene encoding transcription factor MYB1R1, protein MSRACPATDSVASGEIMLFGVRVVVDSMRKSVSMNNLSQYEHPHDANNHKDNKDVLAVGYASAEDAVPHNTGRHRERERKRGVPWTEEEHKLFLVGLQKVGKGDWRGISKNYVKTRTPTQVASHAQKYFLRRSNLNRRRRRSSLFDITTDTVSAIPMEEEQVQNQDTLFHSQPVCTAVSETSKSGIPMMPVYQFGIGSGTIVVQGGKPLEELTLGQGNTEHNVPINLVRAIPVIADPKASTVSDIITPSSSSAVDPPTLSLGLTFSSDQRQTSSRHSALHAMPCFSNGDSIISVA, encoded by the exons ATGTCTCGTGCCTGCCCTGCTACAGACTCCGTTGCTTCCGGCGAAATCATGCTGTTTGGGGTTAGAGTAGTAGTCGATTCCATGAGGAAGAGCGTCAGCATGAACAACCTCTCACAGTACGAGCATCCGCACGATGCTAACAACCACAAAGATAACAAAGATGTTCTCGCAGTTGGTTATGCATCAGCCGAAGACGCCGTTCCTCATAACACCGGCCGCCACCGCGAGCGGGAGCGGAAGCGAG GCGTTCCGTGGACGGAGGAAGAGCACAAACTGTTTTTGGTTGGGTTGCAGAAGGTAGGGAAAGGTGATTGGAGAGGAATATCCAAAAACTACGTGAAAACGCGAACTCCGACTCAGGTTGCGAGCCATGCTCAGAAATACTTTCTCCGAAGAAGCAACCTGAATCGTCGTCGCCGTAGATCCAGCCTATTTGACATCACCACCGACACG GTCTCTGCAATTCCGATGGAGGAAGAACAGGTCCAGAATCAAGACACCCTGTTTCATTCACAACCAGTGTGCACAGCAGTTTCCGAAACTAGCAAAAGTGGAATTCCAATGATGCCAGTTTATCAGTTTGGGATTGGTTCTGGGACTATTGTAGTCCAAGGTGGGAAACCATTAGAAGAACTGACTCTGGGGCAAGGAAACACAGAGCACAATGTGCCAATCAATCTGGTCCGTGCAATTCCTGTTATTGCAGATCCTAAAGCATCCACAGTGTCTGATATCATCACCCCAAGTTCTAGTTCTGCTGTTGACCCACCCACACTGTCCTTGGGGCTAACCTTCTCTTCTGACCAAAGGCAAACATCATCAAGACATTCTGCTTTACATGCCATGCCATGTTTCAGCAATGGAGATAGCATCATTAGTGTTGCTTAA